Proteins encoded in a region of the Magallana gigas chromosome 8, xbMagGiga1.1, whole genome shotgun sequence genome:
- the LOC117685750 gene encoding uncharacterized protein: MDASNGGDSAQFEVYEDPVNGLENQNRASSASNPVYSLAKPIPPDYELLSHASTLNDPVATETQNSETLKSSGYEELGAVGPQNPKGYEFVDAIQAGPHEYELVSEIAQTREKKVAPYEGLIKEYSFDVTIIQTPDVKELNLTRRYKLILGNLSIILRPRVPVPHDSSEPKPIYTWYYADIRRYSFSKQMREFAIYCGRNCPTPEKIICFRVKTDLVQLLQVVNEKTGGAFEAELASIKVKKRVCVVS, encoded by the exons atggatGCATCGAATGGTGGAGATTCTGCTCAGTTTGAGGTGTATGAAGACCCGGTAAACGGCTTGGAAAATCAAAACCGCGCCTCCTCTGCCTCAAACCCCGTGTATTCATTGGCTAAACCAATCCCTCCAGACTACGAACTTCTGTCACACGCCTCAACTTTAAATGACCCTGTCGCCACGGAAACACAAAATTCGGAAACCCTTAAAAGTTCCGGATATGAGGAGTTAGGGGCTGTTGGACCTCAAAACCCGAAGGGTTACGAATTTGTAGACGCAATCCAAGCGGGTCCTCATGAATACGAGCTGGTGTCTGAGATTGCACAAACGCGGGAAAAGAAAGTGGCCCCGTATGAAGGTCTAATAAAAG aatattcttttgacgtcacaatcaTTCAAACCCCGGATGTGAAAGAACTCAATTTAACAAGACGCTATAAACTCATTTTGGGAAACTTGTCTATAATTCTGCGCCCAAGGGTGCCGGTTCCCCACGACTCGTCCGAACCCAAGCCAATTTACACCTGGTATTACGCCGACATCAGGCGGTACAGCTTCAGCAAACAGATGCGGGAATTCGCCATTTATTGTGGCCGGAATTGTCCGACCCCGGAAAAAATTATCTGCTTCCGGGTCAAAACGGATCTTGTCCAACTTCTGCAGGTGGTGAATGAGAAGACCGGGGGTGCGTTCGAAGCGGAGCTGGCGAGTATCAAAGTGAAGAAACGCGTGTGTGTGGTATCTTAA